The following are encoded in a window of Streptococcus pasteurianus genomic DNA:
- a CDS encoding ABC transporter substrate-binding protein — protein sequence MKIKKIFLGILALISVLTLAACGSSSNENLQEKIVKKGKLVVAISPDYAPFEFKALVDGKDTIVGADVELAQAIADELGVELELSSMSFDNVLSSLQTGKADMAISGLSYTEERAKVYDFSDAYYETENAILVKASDADTYTSVDSLSGLKVAVQKGTIEEGLAKDQLSDSNIVSLTAMGEAINELKSGQVQAVDLEKPVAEGYLSQNSDLALASFALETGEGDAKAVAMPKDSGELVKTVNKVIKKLAKEDKYKQFISDAAQLTGDAVDEDE from the coding sequence ATGAAAATCAAAAAAATATTTTTAGGGATTCTTGCGCTTATTTCTGTGCTGACGTTAGCTGCTTGTGGCTCGTCATCAAATGAAAATTTACAAGAAAAAATTGTCAAAAAAGGAAAATTAGTCGTGGCTATCAGCCCAGACTACGCCCCGTTTGAGTTCAAGGCTTTGGTTGATGGCAAAGATACCATTGTTGGTGCTGATGTGGAATTGGCACAAGCTATTGCTGATGAACTTGGTGTCGAGTTAGAACTATCATCAATGAGTTTTGATAATGTTCTTTCAAGTCTTCAAACAGGAAAAGCTGACATGGCAATCTCTGGTTTGTCTTATACTGAAGAACGTGCCAAAGTCTATGACTTTTCAGATGCCTATTATGAGACTGAAAATGCTATCTTAGTTAAAGCGAGTGATGCTGATACTTATACATCAGTTGACAGTTTGTCAGGTTTAAAAGTGGCAGTTCAAAAAGGAACGATTGAAGAAGGTTTGGCAAAAGATCAACTATCAGATTCTAACATTGTTTCGTTAACAGCTATGGGCGAAGCTATTAATGAATTAAAATCTGGTCAAGTTCAAGCTGTCGATTTGGAAAAACCAGTCGCAGAAGGTTACCTTTCACAAAATTCTGACTTAGCCCTAGCAAGCTTTGCTCTTGAAACAGGCGAAGGTGATGCCAAAGCAGTAGCTATGCCAAAAGATAGCGGCGAATTGGTAAAAACGGTTAACAAAGTCATCAAAAAATTAGCCAAAGAAGATAAATACAAACAATTCATTTCAGATGCAGCTCAACTCACAGGTGATGCGGTTGATGAAGACGAATAA
- the rpsU gene encoding 30S ribosomal protein S21, with protein sequence MSKTVVRKNESLDDALRRFKRSVTKAGTLQESRKREFYEKPSVKRKRKSEAARKRKKF encoded by the coding sequence ATGTCAAAAACAGTAGTACGTAAAAACGAATCGCTTGACGATGCACTTCGTCGTTTCAAACGTTCTGTGACTAAAGCTGGGACTCTTCAAGAATCACGTAAGCGTGAATTCTACGAAAAACCTTCTGTAAAACGTAAACGCAAATCAGAAGCAGCTCGCAAACGTAAAAAATTCTAA
- the dnaG gene encoding DNA primase produces MGLVRGGDLLAIDKELISEIKNSVNIVDVIGEVVSLTRAGRNYIGLCPFHKEKTPSFNVIEDKQFFHCFGCGKSGDVYKFLEEYRQVSFLESVHLVAERAGISLKIDVQQTQTKPQSPNQILIDIHKDAAKFYNAVLKTTKEGQEAKRYLAQRGLTDELIDYFNIGLSPNEPDFLYQSLAKRYDENVLMGSGLFNLSERTNHVYDAFQNRIMFPLTDDSGQIVAFSGRIWTKEDLENKQAKYKNTRSTALFNKSYELYHLDKARPVMSKKHEVYLMEGFMDVIAAYRAGIENAVASMGTALTPDHVRHLKRYTKKVILTYDGDNAGQNAIAKSLELLKDFNVEIVRVPEQMDPDEFIKKNSPQALANLLENNRISSTEFFIHYLKPENNDNLQAEIAYVEQISKIIAQSPSITAQNSYINMVADLLPDFDYYQVEQSVNSERLQNRSNMQAEVVKQRATVVELPMSKNISAIIKAESQLMHRLLTHDYLLNEFRNRGEFIFDTQELQALYDLLVQQGEVNSYDLAQLDDQTCQMYYRVLEENLPDEIANNEIEEIIDKRDQLLQERDLQKQSKLIRESSNLGDVDAALAALENLIAQKRNME; encoded by the coding sequence ATGGGGTTAGTGCGTGGAGGTGATCTTTTGGCAATTGACAAAGAATTAATTTCCGAGATAAAAAATAGCGTTAATATTGTTGATGTTATTGGCGAGGTGGTTAGTCTTACACGTGCTGGTCGCAACTATATTGGGCTTTGTCCATTTCACAAGGAAAAAACGCCATCTTTTAATGTCATAGAAGACAAGCAATTTTTTCATTGTTTTGGTTGCGGAAAATCTGGTGATGTTTATAAGTTTTTGGAAGAATATCGTCAGGTTAGCTTTTTAGAAAGTGTTCATCTGGTAGCTGAGCGCGCTGGAATCTCTTTGAAAATTGATGTTCAACAGACGCAAACAAAGCCACAAAGTCCTAATCAGATATTGATTGACATTCATAAAGATGCGGCTAAGTTTTACAATGCTGTTTTAAAGACAACAAAAGAAGGGCAAGAAGCAAAAAGATATCTAGCGCAACGTGGTTTGACAGATGAGCTGATTGATTATTTTAATATTGGATTGTCGCCAAACGAACCTGATTTTTTATATCAATCTCTAGCGAAACGCTATGATGAGAATGTTTTGATGGGTTCAGGTCTTTTTAATTTGTCCGAAAGAACAAATCATGTTTATGATGCTTTTCAAAATCGGATTATGTTTCCGTTGACCGATGACAGTGGCCAGATTGTTGCATTTTCGGGACGGATTTGGACCAAAGAGGACCTTGAAAATAAGCAAGCAAAGTATAAGAATACTCGTTCTACAGCGCTGTTCAATAAGTCGTATGAACTTTATCATTTAGATAAAGCTCGTCCAGTAATGTCGAAAAAACATGAAGTCTATTTGATGGAAGGTTTTATGGACGTTATTGCTGCCTACCGTGCTGGTATTGAAAATGCTGTCGCTTCTATGGGAACGGCATTGACCCCAGATCATGTTAGACATCTGAAGCGTTACACCAAAAAAGTGATTTTGACTTATGATGGTGATAACGCTGGTCAAAATGCGATTGCCAAGTCTTTGGAACTTCTAAAAGACTTTAATGTTGAGATTGTGCGTGTTCCTGAGCAAATGGATCCTGATGAATTTATCAAAAAAAATTCACCACAAGCTTTGGCAAATTTGCTTGAGAATAACAGGATAAGTAGTACAGAATTTTTTATTCATTATTTGAAACCTGAAAATAACGATAATCTCCAAGCTGAGATTGCTTATGTCGAGCAAATTTCAAAAATTATTGCGCAATCGCCGTCAATTACAGCACAAAATTCGTATATTAATATGGTCGCTGATTTATTGCCTGACTTTGATTACTATCAAGTCGAGCAATCGGTAAATAGTGAACGTCTGCAAAATCGCTCAAATATGCAAGCAGAAGTAGTTAAGCAACGAGCGACTGTTGTAGAATTACCTATGTCTAAGAATATATCTGCAATTATCAAAGCAGAAAGTCAGTTAATGCACCGACTTTTGACACACGATTATCTCCTCAATGAATTTAGAAATCGTGGCGAATTTATCTTTGATACCCAAGAGTTGCAAGCTTTGTATGATTTATTAGTGCAGCAAGGTGAGGTGAATTCCTATGATTTGGCGCAACTTGATGACCAAACGTGCCAGATGTATTATCGCGTGTTGGAGGAAAATTTACCAGACGAAATTGCGAATAATGAAATAGAGGAAATTATTGACAAGCGTGATCAGCTTCTTCAAGAAAGAGATTTGCAAAAGCAAAGTAAACTCATTCGTGAGTCTAGCAATCTTGGAGATGTCGATGCAGCTTTAGCGGCTTTGGAAAATCTCATTGCCCAAAAAAGAAATATGGAATAG
- the mscL gene encoding large conductance mechanosensitive channel protein MscL: MIKELKKFLFKANVLDLAVAVVIGAAFNAIVTSLVEDVITPLFLNPALKAAGVEKIAELSWHGVAYGSFLSAIINFLIVGTTLFFIVKAAKAASDFGKKYDEVEEETAPTQEELLTEIRDLLKEK, from the coding sequence ATGATTAAAGAACTCAAAAAGTTTTTATTCAAGGCCAATGTCCTTGACCTTGCTGTCGCTGTTGTTATTGGTGCAGCTTTCAACGCTATTGTAACATCGCTTGTTGAAGATGTTATCACTCCACTTTTTCTTAACCCTGCTTTGAAAGCTGCTGGTGTGGAAAAAATTGCAGAGCTTTCTTGGCATGGTGTTGCCTATGGTAGTTTCTTAAGCGCTATTATTAATTTTCTAATTGTTGGTACAACCCTCTTCTTCATCGTCAAAGCCGCTAAGGCTGCTTCTGATTTTGGTAAAAAATACGATGAAGTGGAAGAAGAAACTGCACCTACACAAGAAGAACTTCTTACAGAAATCCGCGATTTGTTGAAAGAAAAATAA
- a CDS encoding metal-sulfur cluster assembly factor, with protein MSGQKYTEEEVAKIKDRILEALEMVIDPELGIDIVNLGLVYEIRFEQNGHTEIDMTLTTMGCPLADLLTDQIHDVMREIPEVTNTEVKLVWYPAWTVDKMSRYARIALGIR; from the coding sequence GTGTCAGGACAAAAATATACTGAAGAAGAAGTAGCAAAAATTAAAGACCGTATTCTTGAAGCTTTGGAAATGGTTATTGACCCAGAATTGGGCATTGATATTGTCAATCTAGGTCTTGTTTATGAAATACGTTTTGAGCAAAATGGTCATACTGAAATTGATATGACATTGACGACAATGGGGTGTCCACTCGCTGACCTTCTTACAGATCAAATTCATGATGTGATGCGTGAAATTCCAGAGGTAACAAATACCGAAGTGAAGTTGGTTTGGTACCCAGCTTGGACGGTAGATAAGATGAGCCGCTACGCTCGCATTGCTTTAGGGATTAGATAA
- the rpoD gene encoding RNA polymerase sigma factor RpoD, with product MAKEKEITTFNVQVAEFIRNHKKNGTAVDDEVTEKLVIPFSLDADQIDDLLERLTDGGISITDKEGNPSTKYIVEEPKPEELTDEELLGSNSAKVNDPVRMYLKEIGVVPLLTSEEEKELAVAVATGDLQAKQRLAEANLRLVVSIAKRYVGRGMQFLDLIQEGNMGLMKAVDKFDYSKGFKFSTYATWWIRQAITRAIADQARTIRIPVHMVETINKLVREQRNLLQELGQDPTPEQIAERMDMTPDKVREILKIAQEPVSLETPIGEEDDSHLGDFIEDEVIENPVDYTTRVVLREQLDEVLDTLTDREENVLRLRFGLDDGKMRTLEDVGKVFNVTRERIRQIEAKALRKLRHPSRSKQLRDFIED from the coding sequence ATGGCAAAAGAAAAAGAAATTACAACCTTTAATGTTCAAGTTGCAGAATTTATTCGTAATCACAAAAAGAACGGCACTGCCGTCGATGATGAAGTAACTGAAAAATTAGTTATTCCATTTTCATTAGATGCCGATCAAATAGATGACCTTTTGGAACGTTTGACAGATGGTGGTATTTCAATTACGGACAAAGAAGGAAATCCATCAACAAAATACATCGTTGAAGAACCAAAACCAGAAGAATTGACAGACGAAGAATTGCTTGGTAGTAATTCCGCCAAGGTTAATGATCCAGTTCGTATGTACCTCAAAGAAATTGGTGTTGTGCCATTGCTCACTAGCGAGGAAGAAAAAGAATTGGCTGTTGCCGTTGCTACTGGTGACCTTCAAGCAAAACAACGTTTGGCTGAAGCTAACTTGCGTTTGGTTGTTTCAATTGCAAAACGTTACGTTGGGCGGGGTATGCAATTTCTTGACCTTATTCAAGAAGGAAACATGGGATTGATGAAAGCTGTTGATAAATTTGACTACTCAAAAGGATTCAAATTCTCGACCTATGCAACATGGTGGATTCGTCAGGCTATCACACGTGCTATTGCTGACCAAGCTCGTACGATTCGTATTCCTGTTCACATGGTTGAAACTATTAATAAACTTGTTCGTGAACAACGTAATCTCCTTCAAGAACTTGGTCAAGACCCAACACCTGAACAAATTGCGGAGCGTATGGATATGACACCTGACAAAGTTCGTGAAATTTTGAAAATTGCTCAAGAACCTGTTTCATTGGAAACACCAATTGGTGAAGAAGATGACAGTCATCTTGGTGATTTCATTGAAGATGAAGTTATTGAAAATCCAGTAGATTACACAACTCGTGTCGTGCTTCGTGAACAATTGGACGAAGTTTTGGATACGTTGACAGACCGTGAAGAGAATGTTTTACGTTTGCGTTTTGGTCTTGATGATGGTAAAATGCGTACATTAGAAGATGTTGGTAAAGTTTTCAATGTGACGCGTGAACGTATTCGTCAAATTGAAGCCAAAGCTCTTCGTAAACTACGCCACCCAAGCCGTAGTAAACAACTCCGTGATTTTATCGAAGATTAA